The Urbifossiella limnaea nucleotide sequence TGGTGGAGGAGTTCTGCGCCCTGCCGATGCACAGACTGAACACGATCGGCGTCGGGGCTGTGATGCAACCCCACGAGCGTACGCCGGGGACCATGCGCATGAAGGCGGCGCCGGTTTAGTTCACCATCCCGAACGCGACGGCGCCGAGGTGCTGGTCGCTCTTGTGCGTCTCGCGCCACCGCACGCCGTCCTCGGAACGCATCAGCCGGCCGCGCCAGCTCGCCCCCACGAACACGCCGTGGCCGAACGCCGCCGCCTGCGGGCCGTTCTCGGCCGCGTGCCGCTCCCAGCGGCGGCCGTCGGCTGACGTGTAGGTCGCCGTCGCGCCGATCGCCACGAACCGGTCGGCGGCGAAGACCACGCTGTTCAGGTGCTCGCCCTCCTCGCCGCGGACCGGCTCCGACCACGTCACTCCGTCCGCGCTTGTCATGCGCAACCCGTGCAGGCCGACGCCGACGAACACGCCGGCGCCGAACGCCACGTCGACGAGCGTGTCGAGGGCGCGGGCCTCGGCGGCATCGGTCCAGGTTCGCCCGTCCGGGGAGGCGGCGCGGCGGCCGCGGTCGCCGACGGCGACGAACCGGCCCGCGCCCCAGGCGGCGCGGCGAAGGATGTGCCGGCCGGGGATGTCGTGCGGGCCGTCCCAGGCGACGCCGTCTTTCGACAGCATCACGAACGGCTTCGAGCTGCCGACCGAGCCGGGGTCGCCGCCGAGGCCGAGGAACGAGCCGTTGCCGAACGCCAGCCCGCGGAGGTACTGCACGTACTTCGCCTCGTGCTTGCC carries:
- a CDS encoding WD40/YVTN/BNR-like repeat-containing protein, with translation MPRPLFIAAGQDGVRLASADGVTWADRQAGREGETYRAAAAGNGLLVAVGSYGGDNILAATADGRAWRTGKHEAKYVQYLRGLAFGNGSFLGLGGDPGSVGSSKPFVMLSKDGVAWDGPHDIPGRHILRRAAWGAGRFVAVGDRGRRAASPDGRTWTDAAEARALDTLVDVAFGAGVFVGVGLHGLRMTSADGVTWSEPVRGEEGEHLNSVVFAADRFVAIGATATYTSADGRRWERHAAENGPQAAAFGHGVFVGASWRGRLMRSEDGVRWRETHKSDQHLGAVAFGMVN